A segment of the Ferviditalea candida genome:
GGGGAGAAGCCAAAAACATATATGACGGCCGAGGCTGGAGTGAAATCAGGAACGATTTGTATCAGGGAGATATGTATTCCCCGTTTCCTTCCATTCTCGGGGGCGGCGGGGAGATCTCAGCGAACAACGGACAGCAGGAGAAAACGATCAATCAGGAAATCGTGCTGAACGATAAAAGCCTAGGAAATTTGTTTTTCTCCGGCGGCTCGATTGACAGTCTTCAGGCAGTGCTTTCCGATCGAGGGGCCCCTGTTACAGCGGGCAAAGTCTGGATCGATCGGGTAGAAGGGAAATACAGCCTCGGTTCCCCCGGTCAAGCTTTGTCCTACTATAAAATGAAAGTGAGTTTGCCGCAGAGCGACCCGGAGGTGCTGAAAAAGGACGCGGGGGCATATCCGCGGAATATCGAGATCAACGATCTCCAGCTTCCCGAAAAGCTCCCGGAGCGGGTCGTCCGATTGGCGAAACAAATCACCGCCGGATTAGACAATAACTATGACCGGGCCAAGGCGATCGAACAGTACCTGAGAAGCCATTATTCCTACAATTTGCGGACCTCGGGCTATCCCGCAGAGAACGAGGATTTCGTGGATCATTTCTTGTTTGTGGAGAAACAAGGCTACTGCGATTATTTTTCGACCGCCATGGCGGTGATGCTGCGGGCAGTGCACATTCCGGCAAGATGGGTGAAGGGGTTTGCGCCGGGTGAAGAGATTAATACGGATTCATCAGGCGAGATTACTGTCAAGGTGCTGAATCTGCATGCCCACTCCTGGGTGGAGGTCTATTTTCCGCAATCCGGGTGGGTGCCCTTCGATCCGACTCCCGGATTCTCCGGCTTTGAGGGCGGCAGCGGCCTCCCTGTTGAAGCGGGCATGCCGGCGCCTGCGTCAGCGGATCAGCCTGGGGGTACGGTCCTGCATACTGTGCAGGGTTCTGCAAGTTTAAAGGATGTGAATTCTGCCGCGGCTAAGCTCATGGAACGGATGTTCCCAGCGGGAATGAAGCAGGATCCGGCATTAAAGAGCACATGGCCGGATATGCTTGGAACGGTGAAGCAGCGGATCGGGGGGGTGTGGACGGAGAAGATGCCGTCACCCGCCATATATTGGATCGGTTTGGGAGTTTTCCTGTTCGGTCTCCCGATTTGGGCGTTGCGATTTGTGCGTCGAAAACGACCCGCCCCTTTCAGGCAGGCTGCCTTTCAGGAATATTCGCTGCGGGTGATGGAGCGTTTTTGGAGAAAGATTTTTGCCAAGTTCGGAGCTTTGGGCAGGAACCAAACCCTTCGCGAGTATGTCGTTTCACTGAAGCTTTCCGATGGGAGCAAGCTTGAACCGCTGGCGGAGTTTGTTCGGCTGTATGAGCAGGCAAGATACGGGAGGCCGGAGCGCGGGGAGTTTTCGGAACAAGTCATACGCAAGCTTTGGCAGGAGATCGGCAAATAAAATGCGCGGAGGATATTTTTGAAGGAACAGTCTAAGGTGCTGTGCAAGGCTGTACCCATATGGGACGGCCCTTTTTTTATGGAAATAAGCATTGAAATTATCCCTTGTTCATCTTATAGTATAAGTATATCTATATTATTAAACTCGGTTTTATAATATCAAACAACTGAGGGGATGCCATGCCGATCATTCAGTCATTGGACAGAGCTTTGAAGATTATCGATTTATTTGATGAAATGAATAAGGAACTGAAGATTACGGAAATCAGCGCACGAATGGGGCTGCATAAAAGCACCGTCCATTCTTTGTTGAAAACGCTTCAAGAACACCGATATATCGACCAGGATCCTGAAACGGGAAAATATAGGCTGGGTTTGAAGCTTATGGAGCGAGCCAGCTTCGTGACGCAGAGCTTGGATATTCGAACGCTTTCCCGGCGCTTTTTGGAAGCGTTATCCGAACAAACCGGTTTGACTGTCCATCTGGTCATACTGGACGGTAAGGAAGGCGTCTATATCGATAAAGTGGAGGGCGTGAACGCGGTCATCCGATATTCCCGGATCGGCAAGAGAGTGCCTGTTCACAGCAGCGCAGTCGGCAAGGCGCTGGTGGCTTTTAAGAACCCGGCGGAATTAAACCGTATGCTGGAAGGCTACGAGTATAAAATTCATACACCAAGCACAATTACCAATGAATTTCAATTCCGCGAAGAGCTCAAGAAGGTTCGCGACAATGGATATTCCACGGACTGTCAGGAGAACGAACCGGGAGTCCAGTGCTATGCGGTGCCGATTAGAGACCATTCCGGCCAAGTTGTTGCCGCCATCAGTATATCGATGCTGGCTGCCGGTGCAGTAAAGGAAGAAACGGATCGATTCATCGGAATGCTCCAAAGCGCCGGAGCGGAAATTTCCCGGCTGATGGGCTGCGAGGTTCCCGTTTCTCGTTGATTATGATGAACTTCAGGGAGGCAGGAGAATGAAAGTTTTACGCTATTACAATGATCGGAATGAACCTGTACTGGCTGCGCTAACGGAAAAGAACCGGGTTCTGAACCTTCCGCAGAACGATTTTATGCAGCTTGTGCATGAAGCTGATGCAGAGGGGTTATCCGCAAAGCAATGGATTGAGAAGCATATGAATGAACTTGAGGAGCTCGGCAATCCGGCGGAATCCTTGAGTTTGGCGGTGCCGATTACCGCACCCGAGGTCTGGGCGGCGGGCGTTACATATGAACGCAGCAGGGTGGCGAGAAATTATGAATCCACCAACGGCAGGATGAACACCGCCACTTTTTATGACAAAGTATATGATGCCGAACGTCCGGAATTGTTCATCAAGTCTACAGCGGCCCGTACCGTCGGTCCGAATGAGGACTTGTATCTTCGCAGCGATTCGGCATGGCAAATTCCCGAGCCGGAACTCGGTTTGGTGATCGACGGCAGGGGGAGGATTCTGGGATATACGATTGGCAATGACATGAGCAGCCGGGATATCGAGGGAGAAAATCCGCTGTATTTGCCGCAAGCCAAAGTATGGAAGCGTTCCTGCTCGATCGGGCCGGTGATTCTATTGGCGGATGCCGTGGAGGATCCGTATAAATTTGAAATCCGCTGTGAAATTTACCGCAACGATGTCAAAGTTGTCGACGGAAGCGCAACTACGGGACAGCTGAAAAGGAAACTAGACGAGTTGGTTTCCTACTTGATCCGGGATAATGAAATTTTCGAAGGCACGGTGCTGCTCACGGGAACATGCATCGTCCCGCCAAACGAATTCACGCTGGAGGACGGCGACCGGGTTGAGATTTCCATATCGGGAATCGGTTTGCTGGTCAATCCGATAAGATCTCAAAATCATAAGAATTAATCATAGTTCAGGAGGATGATTCAGATGACAGTGGAAGCGAAAGAGCGTGTATATCTCAATTACATTAACGGGGAATGGACGGCGTCTTCATCAGGGCAAACCAAGTCGAATGTGAATCCCGCGAATGTCGAAGAAGTTGTGGGAGTTGTTCAATCCTCGACCGGAGAAGATTTGGACCGGGCCGTGGCTGCGGCGAAAGCGGCCCAAAAAGCCTGGCGCAAGCTGTCAGGACCGGCCAGAGGAGAGCTCTTGTACAAAGCGGCGAACATTATGGAAAGCCGCCTGGGCGAAATTGCGCAAACCATGACGAAGGAAATGGGCAAAACGTTCCCTGAAGCCAAAGGAGAAACCGCGCGCGGTGTTGCCCTTCTGCGCTACTATGCGGGAGAAGGCAGCCGCAAGGTCGGGGATGTCATTCCGGCCTCCGACAGCCAGGGCTTGATGTTCACTACAAGAGTGCCTTT
Coding sequences within it:
- a CDS encoding transglutaminase TgpA family protein yields the protein MLEFHESRKGGMPSPVSRAWSIVISAGLFLLIAQWLRPLDEIPEITGLYDIRPILISIGFYLFVDALAIHPAAGWTLKTAASLALVGYLFGYQAWSGQSLNLYFEVLVRDVRHLLQGDLVDLSAENRTLMFMIGLALIVSVLHSLIELNQRVLGLVLLTVVYLLALQFWPGIDTGWEIVQTLAVGLIYLSLLNINRVKRKFSIARINRNWPILWIPGSLFVVSAALSLGMALADPHAGMPAPFQWTVSIPWLDRFTAVGSKLASLGADSFGSAPARTGYGNDDSRLGGSLVQDQGVAFIAKTDRLTYWRGEAKNIYDGRGWSEIRNDLYQGDMYSPFPSILGGGGEISANNGQQEKTINQEIVLNDKSLGNLFFSGGSIDSLQAVLSDRGAPVTAGKVWIDRVEGKYSLGSPGQALSYYKMKVSLPQSDPEVLKKDAGAYPRNIEINDLQLPEKLPERVVRLAKQITAGLDNNYDRAKAIEQYLRSHYSYNLRTSGYPAENEDFVDHFLFVEKQGYCDYFSTAMAVMLRAVHIPARWVKGFAPGEEINTDSSGEITVKVLNLHAHSWVEVYFPQSGWVPFDPTPGFSGFEGGSGLPVEAGMPAPASADQPGGTVLHTVQGSASLKDVNSAAAKLMERMFPAGMKQDPALKSTWPDMLGTVKQRIGGVWTEKMPSPAIYWIGLGVFLFGLPIWALRFVRRKRPAPFRQAAFQEYSLRVMERFWRKIFAKFGALGRNQTLREYVVSLKLSDGSKLEPLAEFVRLYEQARYGRPERGEFSEQVIRKLWQEIGK
- a CDS encoding IclR family transcriptional regulator; translation: MPIIQSLDRALKIIDLFDEMNKELKITEISARMGLHKSTVHSLLKTLQEHRYIDQDPETGKYRLGLKLMERASFVTQSLDIRTLSRRFLEALSEQTGLTVHLVILDGKEGVYIDKVEGVNAVIRYSRIGKRVPVHSSAVGKALVAFKNPAELNRMLEGYEYKIHTPSTITNEFQFREELKKVRDNGYSTDCQENEPGVQCYAVPIRDHSGQVVAAISISMLAAGAVKEETDRFIGMLQSAGAEISRLMGCEVPVSR
- a CDS encoding fumarylacetoacetate hydrolase family protein, with the translated sequence MKVLRYYNDRNEPVLAALTEKNRVLNLPQNDFMQLVHEADAEGLSAKQWIEKHMNELEELGNPAESLSLAVPITAPEVWAAGVTYERSRVARNYESTNGRMNTATFYDKVYDAERPELFIKSTAARTVGPNEDLYLRSDSAWQIPEPELGLVIDGRGRILGYTIGNDMSSRDIEGENPLYLPQAKVWKRSCSIGPVILLADAVEDPYKFEIRCEIYRNDVKVVDGSATTGQLKRKLDELVSYLIRDNEIFEGTVLLTGTCIVPPNEFTLEDGDRVEISISGIGLLVNPIRSQNHKN